In a single window of the Bufo bufo chromosome 5, aBufBuf1.1, whole genome shotgun sequence genome:
- the LOC121000865 gene encoding oocyte zinc finger protein XlCOF7.1-like: MQNANHRSAGSQRAQKGKKSYSCSECGKCFTLKSNLESHQKIHTGEKPYSCSECGKCFNQKSNLERHQIVHTGEKPYSCSECGKCFTRKSKLESHQRHHTGEKLYSCSECGKCFTEKSSLERHQIVHTGEKPYSCSECGKCFTRKSHLDIHQRHHTGEKPYSCSECGKCFSQKSSLMSHQRHHTGEKPYSCSECGKCFTLKSHLDIHQLHHTGEKPYSCSECGKCFSQKSSLKSHQRHHTGEKPYSCSECGKCFTLKSHLDIHQRHHTGEKPYSCSECGKCFNRKSHLDIHQRHHTGEKPYSCSECGKCFSQKSSLKSHQRHHTGEKPYSCSECGKCFNRKSHLDIHQRHHTGEKPYSCSECGKCFSHKSSLDIHRLHHTGEKPYSCSECGKCFTLKSHLNIHQRHHTGEKPYSCSECGKRFADKTTLHNHQRIHTGEKSYSCPECGKCFARKNHLAEHLKIHTGERSFSCPECGKWFTRKANLVNHLKSHTEEK, encoded by the coding sequence ATGCAGAATGCAAACCACAGAAGTGCTGGATCCCAAAGAGCTCAGAAAGGGAAGAAGtcttattcatgttcagaatgtggcaaatgttttactctGAAATCAAATCTTGAGagccatcagaaaattcacacaggggagaagccgtattcatgttcagaatgtggcaaatgttttaatcagaaatcaaatcttgagaGGCATCAGAtagttcacacaggggagaagccgtattcatgttcagaatgtggcaaatgttttactcgGAAATCAAAGCTTGAGAGCCATCAAAgacatcacacaggggagaagctgtattcatgttcagaatgtggcaaatgttttactgAGAAATCAAGTCTTGAGAGGCATCAGAtagttcacacaggggagaagccgtattcatgttcagaatgtggcaaatgttttactcgAAAATCACATCTTGATATCCATCAAAgacatcacacaggggagaagccatattcatgttcagaatgtggcaaatgtttttctCAGAAATCAAGTCTTATGAGCCATCAAAgacatcacacaggggagaagccgtattcatgttcagaatgtggcaaatgttttactctGAAATCCCATCTTGATATCCATCAATtacatcacacaggggagaagccgtattcatgttcagaatgtggcaaatgtttttctCAGAAATCAAGTCTTAAGAGCCATCAAAgacatcacacaggggagaagccgtattcatgttcagaatgtggcaaatgttttactctCAAATCACATCTTGATATCCATCAAAgacatcacacaggggagaagccgtattcatgttcagaatgtggcaaatgttttaatcGAAAATCACATCTTGATATCCATCAAAgacatcacacaggggagaagccatattcatgttcagaatgtggcaaatgtttttctCAGAAATCAAGTCTTAAGAGCCATCAAAgacatcacacaggggagaagccgtattcatgttcagaatgtggcaaatgttttaatcGAAAATCACATCTTGATATCCATCAAAgacatcacacaggggagaagccatattcatgttcagaatgtggcaaatgtttttctCATAAATCAAGTCTTGATATTCATCGATtacatcacacaggggagaagccgtattcatgttcagaatgtggcaaatgttttactctGAAATCACATCTTAATATCCACCAAAgacatcacacaggggagaagccatattcatgttcagaatgtggtaaacgTTTTGCTGATAAAACAACTCTTCAtaaccatcagagaattcacacaggggagaagtcgtattcatgtccagaatgtggaaaatgttttgctAGGAAAAATCATCTTGCTGAGCATTtaaaaattcacacaggggagaggtCATTTTCCTgtccagaatgtggaaaatggttTACTCGGAAAGCAAATCTTGTTAATCATCTGAAATCTCACACAGAGGAGAAGTGA